One region of Purpureocillium takamizusanense chromosome 4, complete sequence genomic DNA includes:
- the CTF1BETA gene encoding Cutinase transcription factor 1 beta, variant 2 (COG:K~TransMembrane:1 (o702-720i)~EggNog:ENOG503P04M) — protein MGQRRVHRARKPSAQVGEIHSVPAPFPGRVSRLIHRGARGRREKVADHVRLSFTRVRSPGRAPPLRCSAVRGVWVWVWIDLLCVTSARACKTAALTQAQQPACRWGTSLPAIIPAVVHLFWQAQAWLTPIIRKNLVTAANAVGPGAGANGGSAEAQLQQHHHQSHQAQHQHPQQHQQHQQQQLRSKATAGSGAPTGNPLAAINGPAAAAAAARRASEAKSSFSSVDGHVPHMIYQRSAGYRSHSDASSMLGRVPSESTPTLPSPQLPWNPSLAGHADLFGNGRTAQFLNSLEPPDAGTHLPPFVRPLPTKIAPEDVQYLYAKGALTLPSTPLQNGLLQSYVEYVHPYMPLMDLHGFLNIVNRRDGLNGQTSLLLYQAMMFSATAFVDMKHLREAGYATRKAARKAFFQKTRLLYDFDYESDRLVLVQALMLMTYWYETPDDQKDTWHWMGVAISLAHTIGLHRNPEATSMSVSKQRLWKRIWWSCFMRDRLIALGMRRPTRIKDEDFDVPMLVETDFEIQALPESNTVIPKECRLMRDVAMQRELATMCIAKAKLCVCISHMLKAQYSVLIRDKMKPENTTNSTMMLFPNKQLDNVESINAVDIELSAWAESLPECCNYRPLNPLDVKDGKSTVAVQRTLLHMVYHTTISALHRPQFLPSSPSQAPTTSRQTQEISRLRVRDAASQITRMATELHHLRLERYLPTTGVTVILPAMIIHLLEMKNPTPQARDRATKGFRQCMRVMEKLREIYAAADYATGFLDAALRKAAIDVSTSVSQSTLSLMKQVPVEFSAQTPPPENVPYMTASESLFQEMPKLAQRQTMLPPNTVNAAVLELSTNSPPQTDFDSADMTPSTSGGSDAAQVDLDTVDLDFMQGHDEFDWNAVAGTDFDVDQWLQFPAEGVNGQDEGMADEVLGANGEDESKTMEQVLSLAALDDDGDTKMQAIEPNTNMEVSAQA, from the exons ATGGGACAACGTCGAG TGCATCGTGCAAGAAAGCCGTCGGCGCAAGTAGGTGAAATCCATTCCGTTCCCGCACCATTTCCTGGGAGAGTATCGCGTCTAATCCACCGAGGggcccgggggcggcgggagaaAGTGGCGGATCATGTCCGCCTGTCCTTCACTCGCGTCCGTTCGCCCGGTCGGGCGCCCCCTCTGCGGTGCAGTGCGGTCCGGGGggtgtgggtgtgggtgtggATTGATTTGCTTTGCGTCACAAGCGCACGCGCATGCAAGACGGCTGCACTCACACaagcccagcagcccgcctgCAGATGGGGGACCTCCCTACCCGCAATAATTCCCGCTGTCGTGCACCTCTTTTGGCAAGCCCAAGCATGGCTGACCCCGATTATTAGGAAGAACCTTGTCACGGCGGCAAATGCCGTGGGgcctggtgctggtgccaATGGCGGGTCAGCCGAGGctcagctgcagcagcaccatcatcAGAGCCACCAggcccagcaccagcacccacagcagcaccagcagcaccagcagcaacaattGCGAAGCAAGGCCACCGCCGGCTCAGGCGCCCCAACGGGCAACCCGCTGGCCGCCATCAATGgccctgccgcggcggctgcggcggccaggcgggcgagcgaggccaaGAGCAGCTTCAGCAGCGTGGACGGGCATGTCCCGCACATGATCT ACCAACGCTCTGCCGGATACCGCAGTCATAGCGACGCTAGCTCCATGCTGGGCCGCGTCCCGTCTGAAAGCACGCCCACGCTCCCCTCGCCCCAGCTCCCGTGGAATCCCAGCCTCGCTGGTCACGCCGACCTCTTTGGCAACGGCCGGACTGCCCAGTTCCTCAACTCGCTCGAGCCTCCCGATGCTGGCACCCACCTGCCGCCCTTTGTCCGCCCTCTGCCCACCAAGATCGCGCCTGAGGATGTGCAGTACCTTTACGCAAAGGGTGCCCTGAcgctgccctcgacgccTCTGCAGAACGGGCTGCTGCAGTCGTACGTCGAGTATGTGCACCCCTACATGCCGCTCATGGACCTCCATGGCTTCCTCAACATTGTCaaccgccgcgacgggctcAATGGCCAGACGAGCCTGCTCCTCTACCAGGCCATGATGTTCTCGGCCACCGCCTTTGTCGACATGAAGCACCTGCGGGAGGCAGGCTATGCAACTCGCAAGGCCGCCAGGAAAGCCTTTTTCCAGAAGACCAGG CTCCTCTACGACTTCGACTACGAATCAGAccgccttgtcctcgtccaggcTCTCATGCTCATGACCTACTGGTATGAGACCCCTGATGACCAGAAGGACACATGGCATTGGATGGGCGTGGCCATCTCCCTGGCCCACACCATCGGCCTCCACCGCAACCcggaggcgacgagcatGTCCGTCTCCAAGCAGCGCCTGTGGAAGCGCATTTGGTGGTCGTGCTTTATGCGCGACCGCCTCATCGCGCTGGGCATGCGCCGCCCAACTCgcatcaaggacgaggactttGACGTGCCCATGCTCGTCGAGACAGATTTCGAGATCCAAGCGCTGCCCGAAAGCAACACCGTCATCCCCAAGGAATGCAGGCTCATGCGCGATGTGGCCATGCAGCGCGAATTGGCTACCATGTGCATCGCAAAGGCCAAGCTGTGTGTCTGCATCAGCCACATGCTGAAAGCCCAGTACTCTGTCCTCATCCGTGACAAGATGAAGCCTGAGAACACGACCAACAGCACCATGATGCTGTTTCCAAACAAGCAGCTGGACAACGTTGAAAGCATCAACGCCGTAGACATCGAGCTCAGCGCCTGGGCCGAGTCTCTGCCCGAGTGCTGCAACTACCGCCCCCTCAATCCTCTCGAcgtcaaggacggcaagtCTACCGTTGCGGTACAACGAACGCTGCTGCACATGGTCTACCATACGACCATCTCGGCTCTTCACCGACCTCAATTCCTTccctcgtccccgtcgcAAGCACCGACGACGTCCCGACAAACACAGGAGATTTCGCGCTTGCGCGTCCGGGATGCGGCCTCGCAGATCACTCGCATGGCGACGGAGCTGCATCATCTCCGACTCGAGCGATATCTGCCAACGACCGGCGTGACGGTGATTCTACCGGCGATGATCATTCACCTCCTCGAGATGAAGAACCCGACGCCACAGGCTCGCGATCGTGCGACCAAGGGCTTTCGCCAGTGCATGCGCGTCATGGAGAAGCTAAGGGAGATAtacgccgcggccgactATGCCACTGGTTTCTTGGATGCTGCACTGCGCAAGGCAGCAATCGACGTTTCGACGAGCGTCTCGCAGTCCACCCTTTCCCTGATGAAGCAAGTGCCAGTGGAGTTCAGCGCCCAGACTCCGCCTCCGGAGAACGTGCCGTACATGACGGCCTCGGAGTCGCTGTTCCAGGAGATGCCGAAGCTGGCACAGAGGcagacgatgctgccgcccaacACCGTCAATGCTGCGGTGCTTGAGCTGTCAACgaactcgccgccgcaaacgGACTTCGATTCGGCTGACATGACGCCCAGCACCAGTGGGGGATCGGACGCGGCGCAAGTCGACCTGGACACAGTCGACCTTGACTTTATGCAGGGCCACGACGAGTTTGACTGGAACGCGGTGGCGGGCACCGACTTTGACGTGGACCAGTGGCTGCAATTTCCGGCCGAGGGAGTCAATGGCCAGGACGAAGGTATGGCTGACGAGGTGCTTGGCGCCAACGGAGAAGACGAAAGCAAGACGATGGAGCAGGTGCTCAGCTTGGCAGCcctggacgacgatggcgacacGAAGATGCAGGCGATCGAGCCTAACACAAATATGGAGGTGTCTGCGCAGGCATGA
- the CTF1BETA gene encoding Cutinase transcription factor 1 beta, variant 3 (COG:K~TransMembrane:1 (o454-472i)~EggNog:ENOG503P04M), whose product MLGRVPSESTPTLPSPQLPWNPSLAGHADLFGNGRTAQFLNSLEPPDAGTHLPPFVRPLPTKIAPEDVQYLYAKGALTLPSTPLQNGLLQSYVEYVHPYMPLMDLHGFLNIVNRRDGLNGQTSLLLYQAMMFSATAFVDMKHLREAGYATRKAARKAFFQKTRLLYDFDYESDRLVLVQALMLMTYWYETPDDQKDTWHWMGVAISLAHTIGLHRNPEATSMSVSKQRLWKRIWWSCFMRDRLIALGMRRPTRIKDEDFDVPMLVETDFEIQALPESNTVIPKECRLMRDVAMQRELATMCIAKAKLCVCISHMLKAQYSVLIRDKMKPENTTNSTMMLFPNKQLDNVESINAVDIELSAWAESLPECCNYRPLNPLDVKDGKSTVAVQRTLLHMVYHTTISALHRPQFLPSSPSQAPTTSRQTQEISRLRVRDAASQITRMATELHHLRLERYLPTTGVTVILPAMIIHLLEMKNPTPQARDRATKGFRQCMRVMEKLREIYAAADYATGFLDAALRKAAIDVSTSVSQSTLSLMKQVPVEFSAQTPPPENVPYMTASESLFQEMPKLAQRQTMLPPNTVNAAVLELSTNSPPQTDFDSADMTPSTSGGSDAAQVDLDTVDLDFMQGHDEFDWNAVAGTDFDVDQWLQFPAEGVNGQDEGMADEVLGANGEDESKTMEQVLSLAALDDDGDTKMQAIEPNTNMEVSAQA is encoded by the exons ATGCTGGGCCGCGTCCCGTCTGAAAGCACGCCCACGCTCCCCTCGCCCCAGCTCCCGTGGAATCCCAGCCTCGCTGGTCACGCCGACCTCTTTGGCAACGGCCGGACTGCCCAGTTCCTCAACTCGCTCGAGCCTCCCGATGCTGGCACCCACCTGCCGCCCTTTGTCCGCCCTCTGCCCACCAAGATCGCGCCTGAGGATGTGCAGTACCTTTACGCAAAGGGTGCCCTGAcgctgccctcgacgccTCTGCAGAACGGGCTGCTGCAGTCGTACGTCGAGTATGTGCACCCCTACATGCCGCTCATGGACCTCCATGGCTTCCTCAACATTGTCaaccgccgcgacgggctcAATGGCCAGACGAGCCTGCTCCTCTACCAGGCCATGATGTTCTCGGCCACCGCCTTTGTCGACATGAAGCACCTGCGGGAGGCAGGCTATGCAACTCGCAAGGCCGCCAGGAAAGCCTTTTTCCAGAAGACCAGG CTCCTCTACGACTTCGACTACGAATCAGAccgccttgtcctcgtccaggcTCTCATGCTCATGACCTACTGGTATGAGACCCCTGATGACCAGAAGGACACATGGCATTGGATGGGCGTGGCCATCTCCCTGGCCCACACCATCGGCCTCCACCGCAACCcggaggcgacgagcatGTCCGTCTCCAAGCAGCGCCTGTGGAAGCGCATTTGGTGGTCGTGCTTTATGCGCGACCGCCTCATCGCGCTGGGCATGCGCCGCCCAACTCgcatcaaggacgaggactttGACGTGCCCATGCTCGTCGAGACAGATTTCGAGATCCAAGCGCTGCCCGAAAGCAACACCGTCATCCCCAAGGAATGCAGGCTCATGCGCGATGTGGCCATGCAGCGCGAATTGGCTACCATGTGCATCGCAAAGGCCAAGCTGTGTGTCTGCATCAGCCACATGCTGAAAGCCCAGTACTCTGTCCTCATCCGTGACAAGATGAAGCCTGAGAACACGACCAACAGCACCATGATGCTGTTTCCAAACAAGCAGCTGGACAACGTTGAAAGCATCAACGCCGTAGACATCGAGCTCAGCGCCTGGGCCGAGTCTCTGCCCGAGTGCTGCAACTACCGCCCCCTCAATCCTCTCGAcgtcaaggacggcaagtCTACCGTTGCGGTACAACGAACGCTGCTGCACATGGTCTACCATACGACCATCTCGGCTCTTCACCGACCTCAATTCCTTccctcgtccccgtcgcAAGCACCGACGACGTCCCGACAAACACAGGAGATTTCGCGCTTGCGCGTCCGGGATGCGGCCTCGCAGATCACTCGCATGGCGACGGAGCTGCATCATCTCCGACTCGAGCGATATCTGCCAACGACCGGCGTGACGGTGATTCTACCGGCGATGATCATTCACCTCCTCGAGATGAAGAACCCGACGCCACAGGCTCGCGATCGTGCGACCAAGGGCTTTCGCCAGTGCATGCGCGTCATGGAGAAGCTAAGGGAGATAtacgccgcggccgactATGCCACTGGTTTCTTGGATGCTGCACTGCGCAAGGCAGCAATCGACGTTTCGACGAGCGTCTCGCAGTCCACCCTTTCCCTGATGAAGCAAGTGCCAGTGGAGTTCAGCGCCCAGACTCCGCCTCCGGAGAACGTGCCGTACATGACGGCCTCGGAGTCGCTGTTCCAGGAGATGCCGAAGCTGGCACAGAGGcagacgatgctgccgcccaacACCGTCAATGCTGCGGTGCTTGAGCTGTCAACgaactcgccgccgcaaacgGACTTCGATTCGGCTGACATGACGCCCAGCACCAGTGGGGGATCGGACGCGGCGCAAGTCGACCTGGACACAGTCGACCTTGACTTTATGCAGGGCCACGACGAGTTTGACTGGAACGCGGTGGCGGGCACCGACTTTGACGTGGACCAGTGGCTGCAATTTCCGGCCGAGGGAGTCAATGGCCAGGACGAAGGTATGGCTGACGAGGTGCTTGGCGCCAACGGAGAAGACGAAAGCAAGACGATGGAGCAGGTGCTCAGCTTGGCAGCcctggacgacgatggcgacacGAAGATGCAGGCGATCGAGCCTAACACAAATATGGAGGTGTCTGCGCAGGCATGA
- the CTF1BETA gene encoding Cutinase transcription factor 1 beta (COG:K~EggNog:ENOG503P04M~TransMembrane:1 (o662-680i)): protein MAPDTSNDSSASGSLSPSPSIAEPADKSKKRAAPGSDNASEAPQKVTKRRAARACVSCRARKVRCDVVEGAPCGNCRWDNVECIVQESRRRKKNLVTAANAVGPGAGANGGSAEAQLQQHHHQSHQAQHQHPQQHQQHQQQQLRSKATAGSGAPTGNPLAAINGPAAAAAAARRASEAKSSFSSVDGHVPHMIYQRSAGYRSHSDASSMLGRVPSESTPTLPSPQLPWNPSLAGHADLFGNGRTAQFLNSLEPPDAGTHLPPFVRPLPTKIAPEDVQYLYAKGALTLPSTPLQNGLLQSYVEYVHPYMPLMDLHGFLNIVNRRDGLNGQTSLLLYQAMMFSATAFVDMKHLREAGYATRKAARKAFFQKTRLLYDFDYESDRLVLVQALMLMTYWYETPDDQKDTWHWMGVAISLAHTIGLHRNPEATSMSVSKQRLWKRIWWSCFMRDRLIALGMRRPTRIKDEDFDVPMLVETDFEIQALPESNTVIPKECRLMRDVAMQRELATMCIAKAKLCVCISHMLKAQYSVLIRDKMKPENTTNSTMMLFPNKQLDNVESINAVDIELSAWAESLPECCNYRPLNPLDVKDGKSTVAVQRTLLHMVYHTTISALHRPQFLPSSPSQAPTTSRQTQEISRLRVRDAASQITRMATELHHLRLERYLPTTGVTVILPAMIIHLLEMKNPTPQARDRATKGFRQCMRVMEKLREIYAAADYATGFLDAALRKAAIDVSTSVSQSTLSLMKQVPVEFSAQTPPPENVPYMTASESLFQEMPKLAQRQTMLPPNTVNAAVLELSTNSPPQTDFDSADMTPSTSGGSDAAQVDLDTVDLDFMQGHDEFDWNAVAGTDFDVDQWLQFPAEGVNGQDEGMADEVLGANGEDESKTMEQVLSLAALDDDGDTKMQAIEPNTNMEVSAQA, encoded by the exons atggcgcccgaCACTTCCAACGATTCATCCGCCAGTGGCTCATTATCGCCGTCACCATCCATCGCCGAGCCCGCGGACAAGTCCAAAAAGAGAGCCGCCCCTGGCAGCGACAATGCCTCTGAGGCCCCGCAAAAGGTCACCAagcgccgtgctgcgcgtGCCTGCGTCTCATGCCGCGCTCGCAAGGTGCGCTGCGACGTGGTTGAGGGCGCGCCCTGCGGAAACTGTCGATGGGACAACGTCGAG TGCATCGTGCAAGAAAGCCGTCGGCGCAA GAAGAACCTTGTCACGGCGGCAAATGCCGTGGGgcctggtgctggtgccaATGGCGGGTCAGCCGAGGctcagctgcagcagcaccatcatcAGAGCCACCAggcccagcaccagcacccacagcagcaccagcagcaccagcagcaacaattGCGAAGCAAGGCCACCGCCGGCTCAGGCGCCCCAACGGGCAACCCGCTGGCCGCCATCAATGgccctgccgcggcggctgcggcggccaggcgggcgagcgaggccaaGAGCAGCTTCAGCAGCGTGGACGGGCATGTCCCGCACATGATCT ACCAACGCTCTGCCGGATACCGCAGTCATAGCGACGCTAGCTCCATGCTGGGCCGCGTCCCGTCTGAAAGCACGCCCACGCTCCCCTCGCCCCAGCTCCCGTGGAATCCCAGCCTCGCTGGTCACGCCGACCTCTTTGGCAACGGCCGGACTGCCCAGTTCCTCAACTCGCTCGAGCCTCCCGATGCTGGCACCCACCTGCCGCCCTTTGTCCGCCCTCTGCCCACCAAGATCGCGCCTGAGGATGTGCAGTACCTTTACGCAAAGGGTGCCCTGAcgctgccctcgacgccTCTGCAGAACGGGCTGCTGCAGTCGTACGTCGAGTATGTGCACCCCTACATGCCGCTCATGGACCTCCATGGCTTCCTCAACATTGTCaaccgccgcgacgggctcAATGGCCAGACGAGCCTGCTCCTCTACCAGGCCATGATGTTCTCGGCCACCGCCTTTGTCGACATGAAGCACCTGCGGGAGGCAGGCTATGCAACTCGCAAGGCCGCCAGGAAAGCCTTTTTCCAGAAGACCAGG CTCCTCTACGACTTCGACTACGAATCAGAccgccttgtcctcgtccaggcTCTCATGCTCATGACCTACTGGTATGAGACCCCTGATGACCAGAAGGACACATGGCATTGGATGGGCGTGGCCATCTCCCTGGCCCACACCATCGGCCTCCACCGCAACCcggaggcgacgagcatGTCCGTCTCCAAGCAGCGCCTGTGGAAGCGCATTTGGTGGTCGTGCTTTATGCGCGACCGCCTCATCGCGCTGGGCATGCGCCGCCCAACTCgcatcaaggacgaggactttGACGTGCCCATGCTCGTCGAGACAGATTTCGAGATCCAAGCGCTGCCCGAAAGCAACACCGTCATCCCCAAGGAATGCAGGCTCATGCGCGATGTGGCCATGCAGCGCGAATTGGCTACCATGTGCATCGCAAAGGCCAAGCTGTGTGTCTGCATCAGCCACATGCTGAAAGCCCAGTACTCTGTCCTCATCCGTGACAAGATGAAGCCTGAGAACACGACCAACAGCACCATGATGCTGTTTCCAAACAAGCAGCTGGACAACGTTGAAAGCATCAACGCCGTAGACATCGAGCTCAGCGCCTGGGCCGAGTCTCTGCCCGAGTGCTGCAACTACCGCCCCCTCAATCCTCTCGAcgtcaaggacggcaagtCTACCGTTGCGGTACAACGAACGCTGCTGCACATGGTCTACCATACGACCATCTCGGCTCTTCACCGACCTCAATTCCTTccctcgtccccgtcgcAAGCACCGACGACGTCCCGACAAACACAGGAGATTTCGCGCTTGCGCGTCCGGGATGCGGCCTCGCAGATCACTCGCATGGCGACGGAGCTGCATCATCTCCGACTCGAGCGATATCTGCCAACGACCGGCGTGACGGTGATTCTACCGGCGATGATCATTCACCTCCTCGAGATGAAGAACCCGACGCCACAGGCTCGCGATCGTGCGACCAAGGGCTTTCGCCAGTGCATGCGCGTCATGGAGAAGCTAAGGGAGATAtacgccgcggccgactATGCCACTGGTTTCTTGGATGCTGCACTGCGCAAGGCAGCAATCGACGTTTCGACGAGCGTCTCGCAGTCCACCCTTTCCCTGATGAAGCAAGTGCCAGTGGAGTTCAGCGCCCAGACTCCGCCTCCGGAGAACGTGCCGTACATGACGGCCTCGGAGTCGCTGTTCCAGGAGATGCCGAAGCTGGCACAGAGGcagacgatgctgccgcccaacACCGTCAATGCTGCGGTGCTTGAGCTGTCAACgaactcgccgccgcaaacgGACTTCGATTCGGCTGACATGACGCCCAGCACCAGTGGGGGATCGGACGCGGCGCAAGTCGACCTGGACACAGTCGACCTTGACTTTATGCAGGGCCACGACGAGTTTGACTGGAACGCGGTGGCGGGCACCGACTTTGACGTGGACCAGTGGCTGCAATTTCCGGCCGAGGGAGTCAATGGCCAGGACGAAGGTATGGCTGACGAGGTGCTTGGCGCCAACGGAGAAGACGAAAGCAAGACGATGGAGCAGGTGCTCAGCTTGGCAGCcctggacgacgatggcgacacGAAGATGCAGGCGATCGAGCCTAACACAAATATGGAGGTGTCTGCGCAGGCATGA